In a single window of the Streptomyces sp. NBC_00353 genome:
- a CDS encoding response regulator, whose translation MGKTRTQPLRPAYSRSVSGACGRVLVVDDNKVIRQLIRVNLELEGFEVVTAADGVECLDLVHRVCPDVITLDVVMPRLDGLQTATRLRSDPRTRHLPVAIVSACTQYEVDNGVVAGVDAFLAKPFEPSELVRLVRQLANREDPPSIDGRQSAGKAESAAG comes from the coding sequence ATGGGCAAAACCCGGACGCAGCCCCTACGTCCCGCCTACTCTCGGAGTGTGTCAGGGGCGTGTGGCCGCGTGCTTGTTGTTGACGACAACAAGGTCATCCGGCAGTTGATCAGGGTCAATCTCGAGCTTGAGGGCTTCGAGGTCGTGACCGCGGCCGATGGTGTCGAGTGCCTGGACCTGGTGCATCGGGTCTGCCCCGATGTGATCACCCTCGATGTCGTCATGCCCCGGCTCGACGGTCTGCAGACCGCCACTCGCCTGCGCTCCGATCCGCGGACCAGGCATCTACCCGTCGCGATCGTCAGCGCCTGTACGCAGTACGAGGTTGACAACGGTGTCGTCGCGGGCGTCGACGCGTTCCTGGCGAAGCCCTTCGAGCCGAGCGAGCTGGTGCGGCTCGTACGGCAGTTGGCGAACAGGGAGGACCCGCCGTCGATCGACGGCAGACAAAGCGCCGGGAAGGCCGAGAGCGCCGCGGGCTGA
- a CDS encoding SpoIIE family protein phosphatase, translating to MSTTDAFLAGLGLPGAASAPSGLLDLLSLAAVVLDDSGRIVFWSPQAEELFGYTAEEALGTFAGRLLVEERHLETVIELFARVMQSGQRWSGSFPVLHRDGSTRLVEFRNMRLQDDHGGYYALGIATDQATLQRVERDLALSIRLVSQSPIGLGVMDTELRYVLVNPVLARVDGLPADEQVGRAVSDALPFANEDSIESDMRRVLATGIPLLDRFVVGRTPDESDQDHAWSVSFYRLEDPGGQVLGLATSVVDVTEQHRAATDATRARHRLALVADASVRVGTTLDLGQTARELAEVCVPQVADVATVDVLDSILHGHRSSGGAVGTARFRALAVASAHPTMATHAVDPTGDYAQYDANRLITQCVNTRRPVLKTDVTGQDLRRVARDDECAALLAAAGVHSYLAVPLIARGEVIGAVGLMRADNLRPFDEDDVVLAGELAARAAVCIDNARLFQSQRHAALTLQRSLLPERPADQLGLKIATRYQPAGATSEIGGDWFDVIPLADDKTALVIGDVMGSGIDAAATMGQLRTSTRTLTQLDLDPDQVLHYLDRATAGIEHTIATCAYAVFNPRNGTCDISLAGHLPPVLMRPGRTPELLDLPTGAPLGVGGVPFSTTRLGLAPGDQLVLYTDGLVETRDQAIDDRLDLLLSLLAGPHRDLEETCDLLLRALRRPGDHDDVALLIARLPAAEPGDPQPTGSPGAG from the coding sequence ATGAGTACGACCGATGCGTTCCTGGCCGGGCTGGGCCTGCCAGGTGCGGCATCCGCGCCGAGCGGGCTGCTGGATTTGCTGAGCCTGGCTGCGGTGGTACTCGATGACAGTGGGCGGATCGTCTTCTGGAGCCCGCAGGCGGAGGAGCTGTTCGGCTATACCGCCGAGGAGGCGCTGGGGACGTTCGCGGGCCGGCTGCTGGTGGAGGAACGGCACCTGGAGACGGTGATCGAGCTGTTCGCCCGGGTGATGCAGAGCGGGCAGCGCTGGTCGGGGAGTTTCCCGGTCCTGCACCGGGACGGCAGCACGCGGCTGGTGGAATTTCGCAACATGCGGCTGCAGGACGACCACGGGGGCTACTACGCGCTGGGCATTGCCACGGACCAGGCGACGCTGCAGCGCGTGGAGCGGGATCTGGCACTGTCCATACGGCTCGTCTCCCAGTCCCCCATCGGCCTGGGGGTCATGGACACCGAACTGCGGTACGTGCTTGTCAACCCGGTGCTGGCGCGCGTCGACGGCCTGCCCGCCGACGAGCAGGTCGGGCGCGCCGTCAGCGACGCGCTGCCCTTCGCGAACGAGGATTCCATCGAGTCGGACATGCGCCGGGTCCTGGCCACCGGCATCCCGCTGCTGGACCGGTTCGTCGTCGGCCGCACCCCGGACGAATCCGACCAGGACCATGCCTGGTCGGTGTCCTTCTACCGGCTGGAGGACCCTGGCGGGCAGGTGCTCGGACTCGCCACCTCGGTGGTGGACGTCACCGAGCAGCACCGGGCGGCTACCGACGCCACCCGGGCACGGCACCGGCTGGCGCTGGTCGCCGACGCGTCGGTCCGGGTCGGCACCACCCTCGATCTGGGACAGACCGCCCGGGAGTTGGCCGAGGTCTGTGTGCCACAGGTGGCCGACGTGGCCACGGTGGATGTGCTGGACAGCATCCTGCACGGCCACCGCAGCAGCGGGGGTGCGGTCGGCACGGCACGGTTCAGGGCACTGGCGGTGGCGTCGGCCCACCCCACCATGGCCACTCACGCCGTCGATCCCACCGGCGACTACGCCCAGTACGACGCCAACCGTCTGATCACCCAGTGCGTCAACACCCGCCGGCCCGTCCTCAAGACCGATGTGACGGGCCAGGATCTGCGCCGCGTCGCCCGGGACGACGAATGCGCGGCGCTGCTGGCGGCAGCCGGAGTGCACTCCTACCTCGCGGTGCCGCTGATCGCCCGTGGCGAGGTGATCGGCGCCGTGGGCCTCATGCGCGCCGACAACCTGAGGCCCTTCGACGAGGACGACGTCGTCCTGGCCGGGGAGCTGGCTGCCCGCGCGGCGGTATGCATCGACAACGCACGCCTGTTCCAGAGCCAGCGGCACGCCGCCCTGACCCTTCAGCGCAGCCTGTTGCCCGAACGGCCGGCCGACCAACTGGGTCTGAAGATCGCCACTCGCTACCAGCCCGCCGGCGCCACCAGTGAGATCGGCGGCGACTGGTTCGACGTCATCCCACTGGCCGACGACAAGACCGCCCTGGTCATCGGCGATGTCATGGGCAGCGGTATCGACGCCGCCGCCACCATGGGCCAGCTGCGCACCTCCACCCGCACGCTGACACAGCTCGACCTCGATCCCGACCAGGTCCTGCACTATCTCGACCGGGCCACCGCCGGCATCGAACACACCATCGCCACCTGCGCCTACGCCGTGTTCAACCCCCGCAACGGCACGTGCGACATCTCGCTGGCCGGGCACCTGCCGCCGGTCCTCATGCGACCGGGTCGTACCCCCGAACTGCTCGACCTGCCCACCGGCGCTCCGCTCGGCGTGGGCGGGGTCCCCTTCAGTACCACCCGCCTCGGCCTCGCCCCCGGTGACCAGCTGGTCCTGTACACGGATGGCCTGGTCGAGACCCGCGACCAGGCCATCGACGATCGACTGGATCTCCTGCTGTCCCTGCTCGCGGGTCCGCACCGCGATCTTGAGGAGACCTGCGACCTGCTCCTGCGGGCGCTGCGCCGGCCCGGCGACCACGATGACGTGGCCCTGCTCATCGCCCGGCTGCCCGCCGCGGAGCCCGGAGACCCTCAGCCCACCGGCAGCCCCGGCGCCGGGTAG
- a CDS encoding HNH endonuclease, with amino-acid sequence MREGIRLSDYEHVLGADGEALRELFPAGVARLWGSTPPVREKSEKVTALEERRVGDEVLFYAGKKFVAKARILGLFRNRPLAKAVWGVDDDQKTWEHIMALGDVAEIEVPAEPVLRGLRIPVPLRSLTLVPAEGRRSFLDMVDPSEPSQTGRNDSRPERGPTLGRDDLFRSLSSLKTHIKGQRPSRHKPITLLWAIGRLAAEQDRIVGWETFRNEVGPLLKDFGLPESRVTPEYPFWHLRSSGLWSVEGIEQPPSTPTPSQLTVARARAGLTKDAAKILRRSLARAEAVGLLCSKYLGDVDRDELLERVGLAGYTRASGELPDGGRGGGRVPRRSVTSSQPDRDPRLVERIKVMYEHECQVCGSRVETRYSHYSEAAHIRGVGKPHHGPDELSNLLCLCPNHHVEFDRLAIYIDEDWTVRRNSTGAVDYQLKRHVDHVIEQEHLRYHRGLCGRL; translated from the coding sequence GTGCGTGAAGGCATCCGGCTCTCCGATTACGAACATGTCCTGGGTGCGGATGGGGAAGCCCTCAGGGAGCTCTTCCCCGCAGGCGTGGCACGGCTCTGGGGATCGACGCCTCCCGTCCGCGAGAAGTCGGAGAAAGTGACCGCGCTGGAGGAGCGCCGAGTCGGCGACGAGGTGCTGTTCTACGCCGGCAAGAAATTCGTCGCCAAAGCCAGGATCCTCGGGCTCTTCCGCAACCGGCCCCTCGCCAAGGCCGTCTGGGGCGTAGATGACGATCAGAAGACCTGGGAGCACATCATGGCGCTTGGTGATGTGGCCGAGATCGAAGTGCCCGCGGAGCCCGTTCTCCGGGGCCTCCGTATCCCCGTGCCGCTGCGCTCGCTGACTCTCGTACCCGCCGAAGGGAGGCGCAGTTTCCTGGACATGGTCGATCCCTCGGAGCCCTCGCAGACAGGGCGGAACGACTCGCGTCCAGAACGAGGGCCGACGCTGGGCCGGGACGACCTGTTCCGTTCTCTCTCCAGCCTGAAGACCCACATCAAGGGGCAGCGCCCCTCACGCCACAAGCCGATCACCCTTCTGTGGGCAATCGGTCGCCTGGCCGCGGAGCAGGATCGCATAGTGGGGTGGGAGACGTTCAGGAATGAGGTCGGCCCGCTGCTGAAGGACTTCGGGCTTCCGGAATCCCGGGTCACTCCTGAGTACCCTTTCTGGCACCTGCGCAGCAGTGGGCTGTGGAGCGTCGAGGGGATCGAGCAGCCGCCGTCCACACCGACTCCGTCCCAGCTGACGGTGGCGCGCGCCAGGGCCGGTCTCACCAAGGATGCGGCCAAGATCCTCCGTCGTTCTCTGGCCCGTGCCGAGGCCGTCGGCCTGCTCTGTTCGAAATATCTTGGCGATGTCGATCGGGACGAGCTCCTGGAACGGGTGGGGCTCGCCGGATACACGAGGGCCAGCGGCGAACTTCCCGACGGAGGACGCGGCGGGGGAAGGGTGCCCCGCCGTTCGGTCACCTCGTCGCAGCCCGATCGTGATCCGCGGCTCGTGGAACGCATAAAGGTGATGTACGAGCACGAGTGCCAGGTGTGCGGGTCCCGAGTGGAGACCAGGTACAGCCACTACAGCGAGGCGGCGCATATCAGAGGGGTCGGAAAGCCTCACCACGGACCCGATGAGCTGTCCAACCTGCTGTGCCTCTGTCCCAACCACCACGTCGAATTCGACAGGCTCGCCATCTACATCGACGAGGACTGGACAGTTAGGCGGAACTCGACCGGAGCTGTCGATTACCAGCTGAAGCGGCATGTCGACCACGTCATTGAACAGGAGCATCTTCGCTATCACCGCGGGCTGTGCGGACGCCTTTGA
- a CDS encoding ATP-binding protein: MEQRARAFYEELRALENRARAAKRAAGQVYSRREAGRAVRKYGPEVSAQRVSDWLSDIPGRAKIPSPGSSEQVWALVRLWSDWAGEVPNERYWRTLLDQAQPLERARAAAVTSSQSSPGEWRSAASSAAATSLRTLPRDVAAFTGRTLELDRLVAAVGPARGVTVHTVDGMPGVGKTALVTRAAHLLADRFPDGQMFIRLHAHTPGQRPAEPADVLAGLLAGIGGGAQQIPVDLDSRAALWRGHLAGRRMLLVLDDAVDHAQVEPLLPAIGDCLVLVTSRRRLVAMESAIPLSLEILPARQAAELFRRLTHRTPDDSAADADVIEEVVRLCGCLPLAISLLAGRLAHHPTWSIAQLAADFTTARDRLGELHAGDRTVAAAFELSYHDLPPDRQRLFRRIGLHPGPDIDARAAAALDDIPPDLARRELEALYTDHLIDEQAPGRYRPHDLVRAYARTLAARDPVEERSRATARLLNHYQHSAEAADRHLSLAPSPASASALADGMSSRDQALTWMHAERANLFACADHASVTADHSRVVRLAAAMTAFLHQEGPWQEAAALQSRAVTAARLSGDRHGQATALTALGHVRLLTNDYAAAVELEERALTLYRELGDRHGEARALTELGRVLRLINDYPKAYALQRQALSLQQRLGDRQGEAEALTELGFIRYRTNDYTEAAELQERALTLYWDLGDRHGEAGALSRLGFVRFRTGDYPAAAELQDRARIIYRDLGARQGEANVLTELGHIEIATGSHGRAVAPLDRAMALYRDLGDRHGEADVLTELGRAAAAAGDNPAAAALLEQALDLLSQLGDHLHEAYVLASLGRVRIATGHYPEAAELLRRSLALRQELGDVRGEAEARNATGALLVASTGAPEALVQYEEALRLTGVVPNPLEEGRALEGAARCKELTGAIPAALADLAAAVRIYRRLGAAEAEPTAAHLARLVRTADPLPPPSASSGTPARQEPPDG; encoded by the coding sequence ATGGAACAGCGCGCCCGTGCCTTCTACGAGGAGTTACGCGCCCTGGAGAACCGCGCCAGGGCAGCCAAGCGTGCCGCGGGCCAGGTGTACTCGCGCCGAGAGGCCGGACGCGCCGTCAGGAAGTACGGTCCGGAGGTGAGCGCGCAGCGCGTCAGCGACTGGCTGTCGGACATCCCCGGCCGGGCGAAGATACCGAGTCCCGGCAGCAGCGAGCAGGTCTGGGCCCTGGTGCGGCTGTGGAGCGACTGGGCCGGCGAGGTACCCAACGAAAGATACTGGCGCACTCTGCTGGACCAGGCACAGCCATTGGAACGGGCCCGTGCTGCCGCCGTGACCAGTTCGCAGTCGTCCCCGGGCGAGTGGCGGTCGGCGGCGTCGTCCGCCGCCGCGACCTCCCTGCGCACGCTCCCGCGCGACGTCGCCGCCTTCACCGGACGCACCCTTGAACTCGACCGGCTGGTCGCAGCGGTGGGCCCCGCCCGTGGGGTGACCGTGCACACCGTGGACGGGATGCCGGGGGTGGGAAAGACGGCGCTGGTGACGCGTGCTGCGCACCTGCTCGCCGACCGCTTTCCCGATGGGCAGATGTTCATCCGGCTGCATGCCCATACGCCCGGGCAGCGGCCTGCCGAACCGGCCGATGTGCTGGCCGGGCTGCTCGCCGGTATCGGCGGCGGTGCCCAGCAGATTCCGGTCGACCTCGACAGCCGGGCCGCGTTGTGGCGTGGCCACCTGGCGGGTCGCCGGATGCTGCTGGTCCTGGACGACGCGGTCGATCACGCCCAGGTCGAGCCGCTGCTGCCCGCCATCGGGGACTGCCTGGTGCTGGTCACCAGCCGACGCCGACTGGTCGCGATGGAGAGCGCCATACCCCTGTCGTTGGAGATCCTCCCGGCGAGGCAGGCAGCCGAGCTGTTCAGGCGCCTCACACACCGCACCCCCGACGACAGCGCCGCCGATGCCGACGTGATCGAAGAAGTGGTGCGCCTGTGCGGCTGCCTGCCACTGGCCATCTCACTGCTCGCGGGAAGGCTGGCGCACCATCCGACCTGGAGCATCGCACAGCTGGCAGCCGACTTCACCACCGCGCGGGACCGGCTGGGCGAACTCCACGCCGGCGACCGCACGGTGGCCGCCGCCTTCGAGCTCTCGTACCACGACCTGCCCCCCGACCGGCAGCGGCTGTTCCGCCGGATCGGCCTGCACCCCGGACCGGACATCGACGCCCGCGCTGCCGCGGCTCTCGACGACATCCCGCCGGACCTGGCGCGGCGGGAGCTGGAGGCGCTGTACACCGACCACCTCATCGACGAACAGGCGCCCGGCCGCTACCGGCCGCACGACCTCGTCCGCGCCTACGCCCGTACGCTGGCGGCTCGTGACCCGGTCGAGGAACGCAGCCGGGCAACCGCCCGGCTGCTGAACCATTACCAGCACAGCGCGGAGGCCGCCGACCGGCACCTCTCGCTGGCCCCCTCACCCGCCAGTGCCTCCGCCCTCGCGGACGGAATGTCCTCCCGGGACCAGGCACTGACCTGGATGCATGCCGAGCGGGCGAATCTCTTCGCATGCGCCGACCACGCCTCCGTCACCGCCGATCACTCACGGGTCGTCCGGCTCGCCGCGGCCATGACGGCGTTCCTCCACCAGGAAGGCCCGTGGCAGGAAGCTGCCGCCCTTCAGAGCCGTGCGGTGACGGCCGCCAGGCTCAGCGGTGATCGACACGGCCAGGCCACCGCTCTCACCGCCCTGGGCCATGTACGCCTCTTGACCAACGACTATGCGGCAGCGGTCGAGCTCGAAGAGCGCGCGCTGACCCTGTACCGCGAGCTCGGCGACCGGCACGGCGAGGCCCGAGCGCTCACTGAACTGGGCCGCGTGCTCCGGCTGATCAACGACTATCCGAAGGCGTACGCGCTGCAACGCCAGGCGCTATCCCTGCAGCAACGTCTCGGCGACCGGCAGGGCGAGGCCGAGGCCCTGACCGAGCTCGGCTTCATCCGGTACCGCACCAACGACTACACGGAAGCGGCCGAACTGCAGGAGCGGGCCCTGACCCTCTACTGGGACCTCGGTGACCGGCATGGCGAGGCCGGTGCCCTCAGCAGGCTGGGATTCGTACGATTCCGCACCGGGGACTACCCAGCGGCGGCGGAGCTCCAGGACAGGGCCCGGATCATCTACCGGGACCTCGGTGCCCGCCAGGGCGAGGCCAACGTGCTCACCGAACTGGGCCACATCGAGATCGCCACCGGGAGTCACGGCAGAGCCGTCGCTCCCCTGGACCGGGCCATGGCTCTGTACCGGGACCTCGGTGACCGGCACGGCGAAGCCGACGTCCTCACCGAACTCGGCCGCGCGGCGGCCGCCGCCGGCGACAACCCGGCGGCGGCGGCGTTACTGGAACAGGCACTGGACCTGTTGTCGCAGCTCGGCGACCACCTGCACGAGGCATACGTCCTCGCCTCCCTGGGCAGGGTGCGGATCGCCACCGGACATTATCCGGAAGCTGCCGAACTGCTGCGACGGTCCCTGGCCCTGCGTCAGGAACTGGGCGACGTACGCGGCGAAGCCGAGGCCCGCAATGCCACGGGTGCACTCCTTGTCGCATCGACAGGCGCCCCGGAGGCTCTCGTCCAGTACGAGGAGGCTCTGCGGCTCACCGGTGTCGTACCGAATCCGCTGGAGGAGGGCCGCGCGCTCGAAGGCGCCGCCCGCTGCAAGGAGCTCACCGGGGCAATTCCCGCAGCGCTGGCCGACCTCGCTGCGGCCGTGCGCATCTACCGGCGCCTCGGTGCCGCCGAAGCAGAGCCGACGGCGGCTCATCTGGCCCGCCTCGTACGTACGGCCGATCCGCTGCCCCCTCCTTCCGCCTCCTCCGGCACGCCGGCCCGTCAGGAACCGCCCGACGGCTGA
- a CDS encoding FAD-dependent oxidoreductase, with amino-acid sequence MNVTRQDGEVVRVAVVGPLSGPNTESGLLLAEAAAAVRQLAVRWELFDDRGGTDGAVARAEDVVADGGFAAVLTHLQSDGAHAVLDVYRAAGLPVLLPLAIAPGRSGFRTEAEADRTVLRLHPGDRSQIAAIVRACQERGKRRLAVLHDGSDRGRQLAGRLTEEAATNDTTGPELSVQLHEVWPDNDGTATVVVCGTHSGAARLLHQGLSGQPGHLVVLTDDCDILAGGPPPSTVVVTRLVGGAATRVTAAFAALGGALTKHPALRGAALLDMVRGELADIFDPAGDLLDGTAGGGWEVRPQRPLRASGGSAARRHHDIAVLGGGMVGRAAAAELAEGGASVVLLDDGTPGSSASAVSGALIRAFELDAGERDLACEAFLSLWGRPGPATAYGYHRTGALVLLSPADLEAAAAGVAELGKAGVAVELISVPELNARWPDVNTAGLAAAVWEPGAGYTRPTVAMAATLDRARRAGVELLPHHRVDSLTASPDGSVVLSGSNLRDDVRGRTEVHAEVVLVAAGIASPGLLGDRWPTDRPARTKHIRYAIFNRGDRRLPTIVDAATGAWARPDGLDGMLAGYPAEEWDLPPTPTAVPDERQVQWIRDGVSPLLPFLAEAKLLTGSSGTDLFVAGGPALGPLPGLPRAVVAAGWSGAGFKTSPAAAHRAAEAAAQLLGERRRAAASRG; translated from the coding sequence ATGAATGTGACGCGACAGGACGGCGAAGTTGTCAGGGTTGCCGTAGTAGGCCCCCTCAGCGGGCCGAACACCGAGTCGGGGCTGCTACTCGCCGAGGCGGCCGCGGCCGTCCGGCAGCTCGCGGTGCGATGGGAGCTGTTCGACGATCGAGGCGGGACCGACGGCGCCGTGGCCAGAGCGGAGGATGTCGTCGCCGACGGCGGATTCGCTGCCGTCCTCACGCACCTGCAGAGCGACGGAGCACATGCGGTCCTGGACGTGTACCGGGCGGCCGGGCTGCCGGTGCTGCTGCCGCTGGCCATCGCACCCGGACGGTCCGGCTTCCGCACCGAAGCGGAGGCCGACCGTACAGTATTGCGGCTGCACCCCGGCGACCGGAGTCAGATCGCAGCAATAGTGCGCGCATGCCAGGAACGCGGCAAGCGGCGACTCGCCGTCCTCCACGACGGCAGTGACCGTGGCCGACAGCTGGCCGGCCGGCTGACCGAGGAGGCCGCGACGAACGATACGACCGGCCCCGAACTATCCGTTCAGCTGCACGAGGTCTGGCCAGACAATGACGGGACGGCAACCGTAGTGGTGTGCGGCACCCACTCGGGAGCGGCCAGGCTGCTCCATCAGGGTCTCAGCGGGCAGCCAGGACACCTGGTCGTACTCACCGATGACTGCGACATCCTCGCCGGTGGCCCGCCCCCCTCGACCGTTGTGGTGACCCGTTTGGTCGGCGGCGCCGCCACACGGGTGACAGCAGCGTTCGCCGCACTGGGCGGAGCACTCACCAAGCACCCTGCGCTGCGCGGCGCGGCCCTGCTGGACATGGTGCGCGGGGAGCTGGCCGACATTTTCGACCCCGCCGGCGACCTGCTGGACGGCACTGCGGGCGGTGGCTGGGAGGTACGGCCGCAGCGCCCGCTCCGCGCGTCCGGTGGGTCGGCTGCCAGGCGTCACCACGACATCGCCGTCCTGGGCGGCGGCATGGTGGGCAGGGCGGCGGCAGCGGAACTCGCCGAGGGCGGTGCCTCGGTTGTCCTACTGGACGACGGCACCCCCGGCTCGTCGGCCAGCGCGGTATCCGGCGCGCTCATCCGGGCCTTCGAGCTGGACGCGGGGGAACGGGATCTGGCCTGTGAGGCCTTCCTGTCCCTCTGGGGACGTCCGGGGCCGGCGACGGCCTATGGCTACCACCGCACCGGCGCCCTGGTGCTCCTCAGTCCTGCGGACCTGGAGGCGGCCGCTGCCGGGGTCGCCGAGCTGGGCAAAGCAGGTGTGGCCGTCGAACTGATCTCCGTACCCGAGTTGAACGCCCGCTGGCCCGATGTCAACACCGCCGGTCTGGCGGCCGCGGTGTGGGAGCCGGGGGCGGGCTACACACGGCCCACCGTGGCCATGGCCGCGACGCTCGACCGGGCCCGACGGGCAGGGGTGGAGCTGCTCCCCCACCACCGTGTCGACTCACTCACCGCTTCCCCGGACGGCTCCGTCGTCCTGTCCGGCTCGAATCTCCGGGACGACGTCCGCGGCCGCACCGAAGTGCACGCCGAGGTCGTCCTGGTCGCCGCCGGTATCGCATCCCCCGGACTGCTCGGCGACCGTTGGCCGACCGACCGGCCCGCCAGGACCAAACACATCAGGTACGCAATCTTCAATCGCGGCGACCGGCGGCTTCCCACCATCGTCGATGCCGCCACCGGCGCCTGGGCCCGCCCCGACGGGCTGGACGGAATGCTGGCCGGCTACCCGGCAGAGGAATGGGACCTTCCCCCGACCCCCACGGCGGTGCCCGACGAGCGGCAGGTCCAGTGGATCCGTGACGGCGTCTCCCCTCTGCTGCCATTCCTGGCGGAGGCGAAATTGCTCACCGGTTCGAGCGGCACGGACCTGTTCGTCGCCGGCGGTCCGGCGCTGGGACCGTTGCCGGGTCTGCCGAGGGCCGTTGTGGCGGCCGGCTGGTCAGGTGCGGGATTCAAGACCTCTCCGGCGGCGGCGCATCGAGCCGCCGAGGCCGCTGCCCAACTGCTCGGCGAGCGGAGGCGGGCAGCGGCATCACGTGGCTGA
- the glyA gene encoding serine hydroxymethyltransferase, translating to MRQTRENPVTTPENHRPALTAADPELAALITAEEQLQADTLRLIPSENYVSAAVLEASGTVLQNKYSEGYPGKRYYEGQQIIDQVETVAVERATSLFRMDHANVQPYSGSPANLAVYLAFLRPGDTVLGMSLPMGGHLTHGWGVSATGTWFRGVQYGVRRDTGRIDLDEVRDLARAERPKVIFCGGTAVPRTIDFAGFAEIAHEVGAVLVADIAHIAGLIAGGAHPSPAPHADVVSTTTHKTLRGPRGAMLLSRAEHARAIDRAVFPGLQGGPHNQTTAAIAVALKEAATTDFSAYAHQVVANARALGEELASRGFDLVSGGTDNHLLLIDLTGKDVPGKIAAKALDRAGIVVNYNAVPYDPRKPFDPSGIRIGTPALTSRGIPASEMGTVAEWIARVVEAARTDDEATVTKVRADVKNLMDAYPAPGLPVD from the coding sequence ATGCGCCAGACCCGGGAGAACCCTGTGACGACACCCGAGAACCACCGCCCCGCCCTTACCGCCGCCGACCCGGAGCTCGCCGCCCTCATCACCGCGGAGGAGCAGCTGCAGGCAGACACCCTGCGCCTGATCCCCAGTGAGAACTACGTCTCCGCAGCGGTTCTGGAGGCCTCCGGCACGGTCCTCCAGAACAAGTACTCCGAGGGCTACCCCGGCAAGCGGTACTACGAAGGCCAGCAGATCATCGACCAGGTGGAGACGGTGGCCGTCGAACGGGCCACATCCCTCTTCCGCATGGACCACGCCAATGTGCAGCCGTACTCCGGCTCGCCCGCCAACCTCGCCGTGTACCTGGCGTTCCTCCGGCCCGGTGACACCGTGCTCGGCATGTCGCTGCCGATGGGTGGTCACCTCACGCACGGCTGGGGTGTCTCGGCGACCGGCACCTGGTTCCGCGGGGTGCAGTACGGCGTCCGGCGCGACACCGGCCGGATCGACCTGGACGAGGTCCGCGACCTGGCCCGCGCCGAGCGCCCCAAGGTGATCTTCTGCGGCGGTACCGCCGTACCCCGGACGATCGACTTCGCCGGCTTCGCCGAGATCGCCCACGAGGTCGGCGCGGTCCTGGTCGCCGACATCGCCCACATCGCCGGCCTGATCGCGGGCGGCGCCCACCCCTCACCCGCCCCGCACGCCGACGTGGTCTCCACCACCACCCACAAGACGCTGCGCGGCCCGCGCGGCGCGATGCTGCTGAGCCGGGCGGAACACGCCCGTGCCATCGACCGCGCCGTCTTCCCAGGCCTCCAGGGCGGCCCGCACAACCAGACGACGGCGGCGATCGCAGTAGCGCTCAAGGAAGCCGCGACCACCGACTTCAGTGCCTACGCCCACCAGGTGGTCGCCAACGCCCGCGCCCTCGGCGAGGAGCTGGCGTCCCGGGGCTTCGACCTGGTCTCCGGCGGCACGGACAACCACCTTCTGCTGATCGACCTCACCGGCAAGGACGTGCCCGGCAAGATCGCGGCGAAGGCTCTGGACCGGGCGGGGATCGTCGTCAACTACAACGCGGTCCCCTACGACCCCCGCAAGCCCTTCGACCCGTCCGGCATCCGCATCGGCACCCCGGCCCTGACCTCTCGCGGGATCCCCGCATCCGAGATGGGCACGGTCGCGGAGTGGATCGCCCGGGTGGTGGAGGCGGCGCGTACGGACGACGAGGCGACGGTCACCAAGGTGCGCGCCGACGTGAAGAACCTGATGGACGCCTACCCGGCGCCGGGGCTGCCGGTGGACTGA